TTGCACAATCATTTGATGTTAAAAAACCTGAAGTTGCTCTATTAAGTTATTCAACAGCAGGTTCTGGAGCTGGTGAAGATGTAGTTCGTGTTAAAGAAGCAGTTGAACTATTAGATTCTCAAACTGTTGATTTCAATTATGCCGGAGAAATTCAATTTGATGCCGCATGAGATAAAGAAATCAGAGACAAAAAATTTAAAGGCTGCAAATTAACAAAACAAACACCTGATGTGTTTGTGTTCCCTGATATAAATGCGGGAAACATTGGTTATAAAATTGCACAAAGAATGGGTGGTTATGAAGCTATAGGTCCGTTCATTCTTGGATTTAATAAACCTGTTAATGATTTAAGTCGTGGAGCTACACTGACAGATATTATGAATACAGCTATTATTACAATTTATCAAGCATTGGAGGCGTAATATGATTTTAGTAGTTAACGCAGGAAGTAGTTCAATTAAATTTAGATTATTTAATGACACTGATAAAAATAACCCAATTGATATTCTTGATGGTTTAGCAGAAAGAATTACTATCGATGGAGCAGTTTCATTTAAATATGAAGGTAATAAATATGAATATAAGGTTGATTTGCCTAATCATGAAATAGCTATTAAATTTATTTTGGATAAATTAATTGAATTAAATATTATTAGTAATGTTGAAGAAATCAATGCTGTAGGTTTTAGAGTTGTTCATGGTGGAACAATTAACGAATCATCAGTCATTAATGAAAAAGTCTTTAACACAATTAAAGATGCTATTAAATTAGCACCTTTACACAACCCAGGTGCCATAACAGCCATTGAAGCAATTAAGAAAGTAATGCCTAAAGCTAAATTGGTTGCATGTTTTGATACTGCTTACCACCAAACTTTAGCAGAAGAACAATATCTATATGCTGTTCCATATTCTTGATATAAAGAACATGGTGTAAGAAAATATGGTTTTCATGGAATTAGTTATCAATACATTGCAGAAAAAATGTCAGAAGTTTTAAACAAACCTAAAGATAAACTTAACCTTATCGTTTGCCATTTGGGAAACGGTGCAAGTATAACATGTATTAAAAATGGTAAATCATTTGATACAACAATGGGATTAACTCCTCTCGCTGGTGTAATGATGGGTACAAGAAGTGGTGATATTGATCCATCAATTATTGAATACATGTGTAAAGAATTAAAAACAGACGTTTCAAAAATAACAAATATATTAAATAAAGAATCAGGTCTATTAGGTTTAAGTGGTAAATCAAGCGATATGCGTGATGTAACTGGTGGATATTTTAAAGGTGATGAGGATTACAAACGAGCACTTAATAAATACACTCAAGTTGCAGCTGATTACATTATCAGATTTGCTAACTTATTAGGACGCGACATTGATGGAATTGTGTTTACAGCTGGTGTTGGTGAAAATTCAATTCACACAAGACAATTTATCTTAGAAAAATTGCCTTTATTAGATATTAAAATTGATACTGCAAAAAATGATGAAAGCTATGGAGATTATAAATATATTTCTTCAGCTGATTCTAAAATTAAAGTTTTAGCAGTTAGAACTAATGAAGAGTTAATGATTTGTAAAGATACAATTAGCTTAACTAAATAAGATTAAAAATAACCTTAGAGGTTATTTTTTTAACTTTTAAATTATAATTACTAGTAATAAAGAGGTAAACAATGAAAAAAGTATTATTTATAGGTTTAGGGCATATGGGTACAGCACTTGTTAAAGGAATATTGAAAAACCCTAATAATGGAATAAAAGTTTTTGGCTACGATGTTATTAAAGAAGTTCAGGAAAAAGCGGTAAAAAATATTAAGGGTTTAAACTCTTTGAACGATATTAGTGATATTGAAACTAAAAACATTGATTTTATTGTAATTGGGACTAGACCAATTGATGTAGAACCACTATGTAGCGAAATAGATCAATTAAATATTAATGGTAAAACAATAATTTGTATGGCAAATGCAGTAACAATTGATACAGTTCAAAATTGTTTTAAACAAAATGAAAATGTAATGGTTATCAGAATGATGCCTAATATGAATGCATCTATTCAAAAATCAGTAACAGCTTTGGCTACAAAAAATGCGTCTAATGAAAAAATAAATTTTGTTACAAAAATGTTTGAACTTTGTGGAATAGTTGAAAATGTCAGTGAAGAAAATTTTGGAACTTTAACAGCTATCTCAGGTTGTTCACCATCTTATATAATTTCTTTTTATAAGGCAATGACTGACTATGCAATATCAAATGGTTTTGAAAAGGAACAAGCATTTAGAATAATAGAAGAAGCTATAATTGGAAGTGTAGTTAATGCATCAAAATCAGAAGTATCATTAAGAACAATTGTAGATCAGATCTGTGTACCAAATGGTTCAACAATTGAGGGGCAAAAAGTTCTAGATAATAAAGAATTTGAAAATATAATTAAAGAAGCTTTAAAAGCTGCAGAAAAAAAAGCGGTTTCCTAAAATATTTCAGTCTATTTTAAAATACTTTTTTTTTATTACTTATAAATTTTTAATTTTTTTAGCAGGTACACCTGCATATATTGAATTTTCTTCTGCATTTTTTGTCAAAATTGCTCCAGCTGCAATAATAGTATTTTCACCAATTGTAACTCCTGGAAGAATTGTAACTCCGGAACCAATCCAAGCATTTTTTCCAATAACAACTCTTTGTGGATAAATAATATGTCTTTCATTAGGCTTGATACCGTGGTTTAACGTTGCAATATTTACATTCATTCCGATTAAAGCTCCATCATGAATTTCAATGCCCCCTCGATCTTGAAAGTTGCAATTTTTATTAATAAAAACATTCTTCCCAATTTGAATATTTTTTCCATAATCTGTATAAAAGGGTAAAAAACATCTAAAGCTTTCATCAAGTTTTTGATCAGTTAAGATTTCAAATTGTTTTAAAATCTTTGTTTTATCAGAAAGTTGATTTAATTTAACTAACTGTGATTGTGATTCCATGGCCATTTCATCCATTCATCTCGCTATCTCTGGGTTTTTCATATTAATTGGCTCGTTATTGGCTCTTGTAAAATTTATATATTCTTTTCTATTCATTATTTTTTTGTACCTCTTTATATTAAAATTAAATCATAAAATATTCTAAATATATAAAAATCTACTTTCTATTAAGAAAAGTAGATTTTTATCTTTGACTCAGCAATTTGTTTATAATAATTTGTAATTTATTTTTTGTTTTAAAAATTTAAAATTCTTTAGCTGCCTCAATTAATTTCGGAATAATTAACGAAACAATTTCTTTTGGAGATTGTGTACTTAATGGTTCAACTTTAACTCCAGCCAATAAAATTGGTTCAGCAACGGTTGCCCCCATAAATTCTCATGTTCCTTTTAAGTAAGCAACATGATCACCTCATGGGTATCAACCTTTTGGTGCACCTTGAGTCGCAAGAATTTGAACTTTTAATTTATCTAACAAACCAATGCTTGCACCTTTTGTTGCATACTTATAAGAAAATGTTTGGTTTGCTAAAGCAACATGATCAATGTAGTTTTTTAACATTCCAGAAACGTGAAAGTTATACATAGGTGCAATAATTAATAATTTATCAATTTCTTTTAACTGATTAATGTATTTCATTCCTTCTTCTTCATTTCAATATGATGAAAATGTTTCAGTTGTTAGAACATTTGTTCCAACGATAGTTTTATTTAAATCTAATTCAATAATTTCATCGTTTGGATTAAGTTTTTTATATTCTTCTAAAAATACTTTTGCCATTTCATGTGAATTTGATTTTTCACTTGGAATAACAGAACCGTTTATAACTAATAATTTGCTCATAAAATATTCTCCTTTTATTATTTTAATTATATCACTAAAAGATTATAATCAATATTATGAAAACGACTGAGAGGTAATTTGAAAATGTTGAAGGACAATAAAATTTTTGATGCACACATTCATTTTAATGATGATTATAAATACACTGAACAAATGATAGATCCAATGATAAAGGAGGCTATAGAAAACGATGTTGAAGGATTTCTTTGTGCAAGCTTTGATGTGAAATCAAGTCTTAAGGCAGTTGAGCTTTCTAAAAAATATGGCGGCATTATTTTTGCCGGAATTGCGATTCACCCAAATGATGTTTCAAAAACAGATTTATCAGTTTTAGATACATTAGATGAATTAGCTAATAATAAAGAAGTAATAGCAATTGGTGAAACAGGTCTTGATTATTTTTATACTAAAGAAGATGCAGCGCTACAAAAAGTTTTTTTTAACAAACATATAGAATTGGCAATTAAACATAATAAAGTTTTACAAGTCCATATCAGAGACCATGTTGATTCTTACGAAGCATACGATGATGTAATTGAAATATTAAAAAAATATAGTATAAAAAAAGTTGTTATTCATTGTTTTTCAGCAAATACTGAATATGCGCAAAAATTCTTAGATCTAGGTTGTTATATTAATATTGGTGGAGCAGTAACATTTAAAAATGCCAAAGCACTTCAAGAAGCTGTTTTAAATATTCCTTTAGAAAAAATGTTGGTTGAAACAGATGCTCCATACTTAACACCACATCCTAATAGGGGAAAACTAAACGAAGCAAAATATATAAATTTAACTGTTGAAAAAATTGCTGAATTAAAAAATACAACTAGAGAAGAAGTAATAAAAAATACAACTCGTAATGCTAAACTAATTTTTAATATTTAAAAAAGTTTTATAATTAAAGAGTAAAAGAAAAAAGAGGATTACATAATGGCAGGAGTATACGATACACATTGTCACTTAAATGACAATATTTATATTGAAAACGAAATTACAAGTGGTGAAATGGCATCAGAAGCCAAAAAAAGTGGTGTGGACATCATTAATAATGTTGGTTATGACATCAAGTCATCAAAAGTTGCTTTAGTACAAGCACAAAAAAACAAGCATGTTTGAGCATTAGTTGGGATACACCCAACTAATGCACAATTCTTTACAGATGAAGCTTATAACACTTTAGAAGTGTTAGCTAATGCTGATAAAGTTGTTGGAATTGGTGAAACAGGTTTAGACTACTCAAGAGGTAGCGAATACAAAAATCAGCAAATTGCAGGCTTTACAAAACAAGTAAAATTAGCTAAAAAAATGGATTTGCCATTAATGCTTCATATTAAAGATATTGATGGATCAATTGATGCTTATAATGATGTTTTGGCGATATTAAAAAAAGAAAAATATTTTAAAGCAGTTTTGCATGCTTTCAATGAAAGTGTGGAAGTTGCTCAAATGTTCATTGATAAAGGAATTTTAATTTCGATTAATGGTCAAGTAA
The Mesoplasma entomophilum DNA segment above includes these coding regions:
- a CDS encoding acyltransferase, translating into MNRKEYINFTRANNEPINMKNPEIARWMDEMAMESQSQLVKLNQLSDKTKILKQFEILTDQKLDESFRCFLPFYTDYGKNIQIGKNVFINKNCNFQDRGGIEIHDGALIGMNVNIATLNHGIKPNERHIIYPQRVVIGKNAWIGSGVTILPGVTIGENTIIAAGAILTKNAEENSIYAGVPAKKIKNL
- a CDS encoding acetate kinase; its protein translation is MILVVNAGSSSIKFRLFNDTDKNNPIDILDGLAERITIDGAVSFKYEGNKYEYKVDLPNHEIAIKFILDKLIELNIISNVEEINAVGFRVVHGGTINESSVINEKVFNTIKDAIKLAPLHNPGAITAIEAIKKVMPKAKLVACFDTAYHQTLAEEQYLYAVPYSWYKEHGVRKYGFHGISYQYIAEKMSEVLNKPKDKLNLIVCHLGNGASITCIKNGKSFDTTMGLTPLAGVMMGTRSGDIDPSIIEYMCKELKTDVSKITNILNKESGLLGLSGKSSDMRDVTGGYFKGDEDYKRALNKYTQVAADYIIRFANLLGRDIDGIVFTAGVGENSIHTRQFILEKLPLLDIKIDTAKNDESYGDYKYISSADSKIKVLAVRTNEELMICKDTISLTK
- a CDS encoding TatD family hydrolase, yielding MLKDNKIFDAHIHFNDDYKYTEQMIDPMIKEAIENDVEGFLCASFDVKSSLKAVELSKKYGGIIFAGIAIHPNDVSKTDLSVLDTLDELANNKEVIAIGETGLDYFYTKEDAALQKVFFNKHIELAIKHNKVLQVHIRDHVDSYEAYDDVIEILKKYSIKKVVIHCFSANTEYAQKFLDLGCYINIGGAVTFKNAKALQEAVLNIPLEKMLVETDAPYLTPHPNRGKLNEAKYINLTVEKIAELKNTTREEVIKNTTRNAKLIFNI
- a CDS encoding pyrroline-5-carboxylate reductase family protein — its product is MKKVLFIGLGHMGTALVKGILKNPNNGIKVFGYDVIKEVQEKAVKNIKGLNSLNDISDIETKNIDFIVIGTRPIDVEPLCSEIDQLNINGKTIICMANAVTIDTVQNCFKQNENVMVIRMMPNMNASIQKSVTALATKNASNEKINFVTKMFELCGIVENVSEENFGTLTAISGCSPSYIISFYKAMTDYAISNGFEKEQAFRIIEEAIIGSVVNASKSEVSLRTIVDQICVPNGSTIEGQKVLDNKEFENIIKEALKAAEKKAVS
- a CDS encoding FMN-dependent NADH-azoreductase, with product MSKLLVINGSVIPSEKSNSHEMAKVFLEEYKKLNPNDEIIELDLNKTIVGTNVLTTETFSSYWNEEEGMKYINQLKEIDKLLIIAPMYNFHVSGMLKNYIDHVALANQTFSYKYATKGASIGLLDKLKVQILATQGAPKGWYPWGDHVAYLKGTWEFMGATVAEPILLAGVKVEPLSTQSPKEIVSLIIPKLIEAAKEF
- a CDS encoding TatD family hydrolase, with translation MAGVYDTHCHLNDNIYIENEITSGEMASEAKKSGVDIINNVGYDIKSSKVALVQAQKNKHVWALVGIHPTNAQFFTDEAYNTLEVLANADKVVGIGETGLDYSRGSEYKNQQIAGFTKQVKLAKKMDLPLMLHIKDIDGSIDAYNDVLAILKKEKYFKAVLHAFNESVEVAQMFIDKGILISINGQVTRDKNLKKVIVDLPMNSIVVESDAPYDTPKPYNKKTNAPKYLPLVVDAIANIKKMNRSDVAEITRDNAIRLFFPKK